The following proteins are encoded in a genomic region of Populus nigra chromosome 16, ddPopNigr1.1, whole genome shotgun sequence:
- the LOC133675196 gene encoding small ribosomal subunit protein uS10z/uS10x, which produces MAAAYGAMKAQKPGLEEAQEQIHKIRITLSSKNVKNLEKVCTDLVRGAKDKRLRVKGPVRIPTKVLNITTRKSPCGEGTNTWDRFELRVHKRVIDLFSSADVVKQITSITIEPGVEVEVTIAD; this is translated from the exons ATGGCAGCAGCTTATGGAGCTATGAAGGCGCAGAAGCCGGGTTTGGAGGAGGCCCAGGAGCAGATTCACAAGATCAGGATCACTCTTTCCTCCAAGAATGTCAAAAACCTTGAGAAAG TTTGCACTGACTTGGTTCGTGGTGCCAAGGATAAGAGACTGAGGGTCAAGGGACCAGTGAGAATCCCTACCAAGGTTCTTAACATTACCACCAGGAAATCCCCTTGTGGTGAAG GAACCAATACATGGGACAGATTTGAGCTTCGTGTCCACAAGCGTGTAATTGATCTCTTCAGTTCTGCTGATGTTGTTAAGCAAATCACCTCTATTACAATTGAACCTGGTGTTGAGGTTGAAGTTACCATTGCTGATTAG
- the LOC133675560 gene encoding chloride conductance regulatory protein ICln-like, with product MAPGLRQFTERRGDGAGEPVLDNENGEDLMYVQPEVSIVIGNRSPESQGTVYISTKKVVWLSDVDRTKGYAVDFLSLSLHAVSRDPEAYSSPCIYTQIETGEDGNESEDSDSESSDALDLSKVTEMRLVPSDPGQLDTLFQILCDCAELNPEPIEDNEEHNWIFSANQLVDETAEGEDSEWNFSQNPSSSIGHSNGDHDLARTVLELQINDNRFEDAEEMEHENDSDGGHH from the exons atggcACCAGGTCTAAGACAATTCACCGAGAGAAGAGGGGACGGTGCTGGAGAACCAGTTCTTGACAACGAAAATGGCGAGGACCTTATGTATGTGCAACCAGAAGTTTCCATTGTCATCGGCAACCGGTCCCCTGAATCTCAAGGCACTGTTTACATCTCcacaaa GAAAGTTGTGTGGTTAAGTGATGTGGATAGGACAAAAGGTTACGCAGTTGATTTCTTGTCTCTTTCACTTCATGCTGTTTCAAGAGATCCTGAGGCTTACTCTTCTCCTTGTATCTATACTCAA ATTGAGACTGGAGAGGATGGAAATGAGTCAGAAGACTCGGATTCAGAAAGCAGTGATGCTTTAGACTTGTCGAAAGTCACAGAAATGAGGCTTGTTCCTTCAGACCCTGGCCAAT tgGATACTTTGTTTCAGATATTATGTGATTGCGCTGAGCTAAATCCTGAACCAATCGAAG ACAATGAAGAACACAATTGGATCTTTAGTGCCAACCAACTGGTAGACGAAACTGCTG AAGGGGAAGATTCTGAATGGAATTTCTCTCAAAATCCATCAAGTTCAATTGGTCATTCAAATGGGGATCATGACCTCGCTCGTACAGTGCTTGAG CTCCAGATCAATGATAATCGGTTTGAAGATGCAGAGGAGATGGAACATGAAAATGACAGTGATGGTGGCCATCACTGA
- the LOC133675256 gene encoding small ribosomal subunit protein uS15: MGRMHSHGKGISASALPYKRTPPSWLKISAQDVEDNICKFAKKGLTPSQIGVILRDSHGIAQVRSVTGNQILRILKAHGLAPEIPEDLYHLIKKAVAIRKHLERNRKDKDSKFRLILVESRIHRLARYYKKTKKLPPVWKYESSTASTLVA; encoded by the exons ATGGGTCGTATGCACAGTCACGG TAAGGGTATTTCAGCTTCAGCTTTGCCTTACAAGAGAACCCCACCAAGCTGGCTTAAGATTTCTGCTCAAGAT GTTGAGGATAACATCTGCAAATTTGCAAAGAAGGGTTTGACTCCATCTCAGATTGGTGTCATTCTTCGTGACTCTCACGGTATTGCTCAGGTCAGGAGTGTTACTGGAAACCAGATCTTGCGTATCCTTAAGGCTCATG GTCTTGCCCCTGAAATTCCTGAGGATCTGTACCACCTCATCAAGAAAGCTGTTGCCATCAGAAAGCATTTGGAAAGGAACAGGAAGGATAAGGATTCCAAGTTCAGGTTGATCCTTGTCGAGAGCAGAATTCACAGGCTTGCTCGCTACTACAAGAAGACAAAGAAGCTTCCTCCTGTCTGGAAATA CGAGTCATCCACTGCCAGCACGCTGGTGGCTTAG
- the LOC133675959 gene encoding BRASSINOSTEROID INSENSITIVE 1-associated receptor kinase 1 has product MGFAVFLLGFFLLLSKPNWVLANTEIRALMDMKAALDPENRYLTSWTINGSPCDGSFEGVACNEKGQVANISLQGKGLYGKLSPAIAGLKHLTGLYLHFNSLYGDVPREIANLTELSDLYLNVNDLSGEIPPEIGNMANLQVLQLCYNQFTGSIPTEMGSLEKLTVLTLQSNHLTGAIPASLGGLGMLMRLDLSYNHLFGSIPTKVADAPLLEFLDIRNNTLSGNVPLALKRLNDGFLYENNLGLCGAGFVSLNACNASELNPSRPEPFGTGVNGLPREIPETASLPLLCNQTHCSNPSKSHHASAAVATVVITILLAAIGILTFTQYRRRKQKLASSYEVSDSRLSTDQAKGVYRKNGSPLISLEYPNGWDPLADGRNLSGNAQDIFQSFRFNLEEVETATQYFSEVNLLGKSNFSATYRGILRDGSVVAIKSISKNSCKSEETEFLKGLNTLTSLRHENLVRLRGFCCSRGRGECFLIYDFVPNGNLLRYLDVKDGDGHVLEWSTRVSIVRGIAKGIAYLHGYKANKPSLIHQNITAEKVLIDQRCSPLLADSGLQNLLTNDIVFSALKTSAAMGYLAPEYTTTGRFTDKSDVYAFGVIVFQVLSGKRKVTDLVRLGADACRFQDYIDPNLHGRFFEYEAAKLARIAWLCTHESPIERPSTEAVVHELGNCSSCL; this is encoded by the exons atgggTTTTGCTGTTTTTCTCTTaggtttctttcttttactGTCAAAGCCAAATTGGGTTCTTGCAAATACTGAGATCAGGGCACTCATGGATATGAAAGCTGCTTTAGACCCAGAAAACAGGTACCTCACTTCATGGACCATTAATGGCAGCCCATGTGATGGTTCATTTGAAGGTGTTGCTTGTAATGAGAAGGGTCAAGTAGCTAATATTTCACTGCAAGGAAAAGGGCTTTACGGGAAGTTGTCTCCTGCTATTGCTGGGTTAAAACACTTGACTGGTTTGTATTTGCATTTTAACTCCTTGTATGGAGATGTACCAAGAGAAATAGCTAACTTGACTGAGCTAAGTGATTTGTACTTGAATGTGAATGATCTGTCTGGGGAGATACCTCCTGAGATTGGAAACATGGCCAATTTGCAAG TTTTGCAGCTTTGTTATAACCAGTTCACAGGAAGTATACCTACTGAGATGGGGTCTTTGGAGAAGCTTACTGTTCTTACTTTGCAGTCAAATCATCTCACTGGAGCAATCCCTGCGAGTTTAGGGGGTTTGGGGATGTTAATGAGGCTAGATTTGAGCTACAATCACTTATTTGGTTCAATTCCAACAAAAGTAGCCGATGCTCCTCTGCTTGAATTTCTAGATATCCGAAATAACACACTCTCTGGCAATGTCCCTCTAG CTCTTAAGAGATTGAATGATGGATTCCTGTATGAAAACAACTTGGGATTGTGTGGAGCTGGGTTTGTGTCTCTGAATGCTTGCAATGCTTCAGAACTTAATCCAAGCAGACCCGAACCCTTCGGAACTGGTGTAAATGGCCTGCCAAGAGAGATCCCAGAAACAGCAAGTTTGCCGTTGCTTTGCAACCAAACTCACTGTTCAAACCCGTCAAAGTCCCATCATGCATCGGCTGCTGTTGCTACAGTTGTCATAACGATTTTACTGGCAGCCATAGGAATTCTGACATTTACCCAGTATCGCCGCCGGAAACAGAAGCTTGCTAGCTCATATGAAGTTTCTGATAGCCGCCTAAGTACTGACCAGGCAAAGGGAGTTTACAGGAAGAATGGTTCTCCTCTAATCAGTCTCGAGTATCCTAATGGATGGGACCCTTTAGCTGATGGCAGGAATTTAAGTGGGAATGCCCAGGATATCTTCCAAAGTTTCAGGTTCAACTTGGAAGAGGTGGAGACTGCCACACAGTACTTCTCGGAGGTCAATTTGTTGGGTAAGAGTAACTTTTCTGCAACATACCgaggaattttaagagatgggTCTGTTGTTGCTATCAAGAGCATTAGTAAAAACAGCTGCAAGTCAGAGGAGACTGAGTTCTTGAAGGGGCTGAATACTTTGACATCACTGAGGCATGAGAATTTAGTGAGGTTGAGAGGATTCTGCTGTTCAAGGGGCCGAGGGGAGTGCTTTctcatttatgattttgttcCCAATGGTAATCTGCTGAGGTATCTTGATGTGAAGGATGGGGATGGCCACGTGCTTGAATGGTCCACCAGAGTTTCAATTGTCAGGGGTATCGCCAAAG GTATAGCATATTTGCATGGTTACAAAGCGAACAAACCATCTCTGATCCACCAAAACATCACTGCTGAAAAGGTCCTAATTGACCAGCGATGCAGCCCGTTGCTCGCAGATTCTGGCTTGCAAAACCTTCTTACGAATGACATCGTGTTCTCAGCACTCAAAACCAGTGCTGCCATGGGGTACCTAGCTCCTGAGTACACTACCACAGGCCGGTTCACAGACAAAAGTGACGTGTACGCATTTGGAGTGATAGTTTTCCAAGTTCTCTCAGGGAAGCGAAAAGTGACTGACTTGGTACGTCTTGGAGCAGATGCATGCAGATTCCAAGATTATATTGACCCCAATCTCCATGGCAGATTCTTCGAATATGAAGCAGCTAAGCTTGCAAGAATCGCTTGGCTTTGCACTCACGAGTCTCCCATTGAAAGACCATCTACGGAAGCAGTTGTTCATGAACTAGGTAACTGTAGTAGCTGTCTCTAG
- the LOC133675374 gene encoding self-incompatibility protein S1-like, translating into MEERMLTPRLFLVYMIIFSSATVSPASAFMSWFRKRPVQNVTVINEIESRATMITNCRTIFFDYKIKDIPYGESFSFSFVPDVWGTTAYWCKFTWNDTMSRKEVSAVLLVFDALKDDEKHCAPECRWRISSTGYRFWDGFLSWGTFSVRRLK; encoded by the coding sequence ATGGAAGAAAGAATGCTTACTCCTCGCCTGTTTCTTGTTTACATGATCATCTTCTCTTCGGCTACAGTCTCACCGGCTTCAGCGTTCATGTCATGGTTCAGGAAACGTCCCGTGCAGAATGTGACAGTGATCAACGAAATAGAGAGCAGAGCAACCATGATAACTAATTGCAGGACAATATTCTTTGACTATAAGATAAAAGATATCCCTTATGGGgaatctttttccttttcttttgttcctGATGTGTGGGGGACAACAGCATATTGGTGCAAATTTACTTGGAATGATACAATGTCAAGAAAAGAAGTTTCAGCCGTCCTCTTGGTTTTTGATgcattgaaagatgatgaaaaacATTGTGCTCCAGAATGTCGGTGGAGGATCTCATCAACGGGCTATAGATTCTGGGATGGATTCCTAAGTTGGGGAACCTTCTCTGTCAGAAGGTTGAAGTAA